Below is a genomic region from Flammeovirgaceae bacterium SG7u.111.
TTCTACCCATTACAAACCAAGTTTACTCATGCAACACTTAAGCGAACAAGAGCTGTTAAGAAGGGAGAAAAAAGAAAAGTTAGAGCAGTTAGGGATCAATCCTTATCCTGCAGAACTTTTCAAGGTAAATGCCTACGCCAGCGATATACATGAAAACTACGAGCGCTTTAAGATAAACTATAAAGATATTTCCATTACAGGAAGGATTATGGGTTTTAGAATTATGGGAAGTGCGGCTTTCGCCGAAATCCAAGATTCTACTGGTCGTATCCAGATTTACCTAAGGAGAGATGATATCTGCCCTGGTGAGGACAAAACGATGTACAATACTGTATTCAAAAAACTACTGGATATAGGAGATATCATAGGTGTGAAGGGGTTTGTGTTTACCACCCAAACAGGTGAGATAACTGTTCATGCCAAAGAATTCACTCTTTTGTCTAAATCGCTTAAGCCATTGCCAATTGTAAAAACGGCAACGGACGAGTCTGGAGAAGAGAAAACATTTGATGCGTTTACCGACCCTGAGCAGCGTTACCGCCAAAGGTATGTGGACTTGATAGTCAACCCTGAAGTGAGGGAAACTTTTAAAAAGCGTACCAAGCTGATGAACGTGATGAGGGAATACCTCAACGAAAAAGGATACTTGGAAGTTGAAACGCCAATATTACAGCCAATCTACGGTGGAGCAGCGGCAAGACCTTTCAAAACGCATCACAACAAATTGGATATGACGCTCTATTTGAGGATAGCTAATGAGCTTTACCTCAAAAGATTGATCGTTGGTGGTTTTGAAGGTGTGTATGAATTTTCTAAGGATTTTAGAAATGAGGGGATGAGTAGATTTCACAATCCTGAATTCACCCAGATTGAACTGTACGTAGCTTACAAAGACTACGAATGGATGATGGATTTGGTGGAGGAGTTGGTGGAAAAAATAGCGTTGGCTATTTATGGAAGCACCGAAGTGCAAGTGGGAGAAAATGTAATAAACTTCCAACGTCCTTGGAAAAGGTTTACAATGTATGAGGCTATCGAGCACTTTACAGGAATTGATATTTCTGCAATGAGCGAGGAGGAAATGAAAGAGACCGCCAAGAGCCTCAATGTTCCTATCGATGAGACAATGGGTAAAGGAAAGCTGATAGATGAGATATTTGGTGAAAAATGTGAAGGTCAACTAATTCAGCCTACGTTCATTACCGATTACCCAGTAGAAATGTCACCTCTTGCCAAAAAACACAGAACTAAAGAAGGCTTGGTAGAAAGGTTTGAGGCCATTTGTAACGGAAAAGAGATTTGTAATTCTTTCTCTGAGTTGAACGATCCAATTGATCAGCGCCAGCGCTTTGAAGAGCAATTGGAGTTGGGCAAAAGAGGAGATGATGAAGCAATGGTGTTGGATGAGGACTTCTTGCGTGCATTAGAATACGGAATGCCTCCTACAGCAGGTCTGGGTATCGGAATTGATAGGCTTTCTATGATTATGACCAACTCAGCATCTATTCAAGATGTACTTTTCTTCCCTCAGATGAAACCTGAGAAGAAAATAGAATATGCTTCCATGGACGATTATAAGGAGTTGGGTATAAGAGAGGAGCTTGTTCCTATCATTCAGAAGTTAGGGTTGCTTACTATTGAGGAACTGAAAAAAGCTCAACCAAGTAAATTGTTCAACGATGTGTGTGGGATGAGGAAAAAATTGAAGCTTAAAGATGTAAAGAACCCTAGTAAAGACGAGGTAGAAGGTTGGTTGAAATAACCGGGCTAAGGGAATCGGCAAGTCTTTCAGATAAAGAATGTTTTGCAAAAGTTAGGCGAGAAACCAAGAGTTTTAACTTTACTTGGAATAATTGGCTAGAAACCATAGTTTTGCAGCGGAAAAATTTTCCCATTTTTCCTCCCAAGAAAAAAATATTTTATAAATAAAAAATCAGACAGTTTCTTAGATGGC
It encodes:
- the lysS gene encoding lysine--tRNA ligase, whose product is MQHLSEQELLRREKKEKLEQLGINPYPAELFKVNAYASDIHENYERFKINYKDISITGRIMGFRIMGSAAFAEIQDSTGRIQIYLRRDDICPGEDKTMYNTVFKKLLDIGDIIGVKGFVFTTQTGEITVHAKEFTLLSKSLKPLPIVKTATDESGEEKTFDAFTDPEQRYRQRYVDLIVNPEVRETFKKRTKLMNVMREYLNEKGYLEVETPILQPIYGGAAARPFKTHHNKLDMTLYLRIANELYLKRLIVGGFEGVYEFSKDFRNEGMSRFHNPEFTQIELYVAYKDYEWMMDLVEELVEKIALAIYGSTEVQVGENVINFQRPWKRFTMYEAIEHFTGIDISAMSEEEMKETAKSLNVPIDETMGKGKLIDEIFGEKCEGQLIQPTFITDYPVEMSPLAKKHRTKEGLVERFEAICNGKEICNSFSELNDPIDQRQRFEEQLELGKRGDDEAMVLDEDFLRALEYGMPPTAGLGIGIDRLSMIMTNSASIQDVLFFPQMKPEKKIEYASMDDYKELGIREELVPIIQKLGLLTIEELKKAQPSKLFNDVCGMRKKLKLKDVKNPSKDEVEGWLK